The Streptomyces achromogenes DNA segment GATGACCTGGGTGAGCGTCAGCTCGGTGGTGTCCACCTCGACGGCGTCGCCGGCCTTGGCGAGCGGGGAGGTCTTGCGGGAGGAGTCGGCCGCGTCCCGCTTGATCAGCGCCTCACGGGTGCTGTGCAGGTCCGCGCCCTTCAGTTCGCCGCTGCGGCGGGCCGCGCGGGCCTCCGGGGAGGCGGTGAGGAAGACCTTCAGATCGGCGTCGGGCAGCACGGTCGTGCCGATGTCGCGCCCCTCCACGACGATGCCCTGCTCGGCGCCGGCCGCCAGCGAGCGCTGCAGCTCGGTGATCCGGGACCGCACCTCCGGCACGGCGCTCACCGCGCTGACCTTGGAGGTGACCTCCTGGGTGCGGATCGGTCCGGCGACGTCGACGCCGTCGACCATGATGGTCGGGGCGGCCGGGTCGGTGCCGGAGAGGATCTCGGGCTTGCCCGCGACCGCGGCGATCGCCGTGGGGTCCTCGACGTCGATCCCGTTGGTCACCATCCACCACGTGATCGCCCGGTACTGGGCGCCGGTGTCCAGGTAGCTCAGCCCGAGCCGGGCGGCCACGGCCTTGGACGTGCTCGACTTGCCCGTGCCGGAGGGGCCGTCTATGGCGACAATCACGGGCTGGGCGGCGCCGTTTTCCACGGGGGGACACCTTCCTGGTGCGAGGCGGTGGAGGTACGGGGCGCGACTGTGCCCCGTACCAGGTTACCGGCCGCGGGTCACTCGTCCGGCCGCGCCTTCGCCACGCCGCCGGCGCCACCGCCCCACGGCGCCGGCCAAGCCCCGCTTCACGGCGCCGGGCCCGCATCACCCGGCCGCTCCGGCGGACCGCCGGCTACTGACGGATGGCCCAGCCCTTCTCCCGCAACGCCGACGACAGCACCACCGCCGACTTCGGCTCCACCATCAACTGCACGAGACCCGCCTGCTGCCCCGTCGCGTGCTCGATGCGGACGTCCTCGATGTTCACGCCCGCCTGCCCGGCGTCGGCGAAGATGCGGGCCAGCTGCCCCGGCTGGTCGTCGATCAGCACGGCGACGATCTCGTAGGCACGCGGAGCGGCCCCGTGCTTGCCGGGGACCCGTACCTGGCCCGCGTTGCCGCGGCGCAGCACGTTCGCCACGCCGTCGGCGCCCGCCCGGCGCTCGGCGTCGTCGGAGGACTGCAGGGCCCGCAGCGCCTGCACCGTCTCCGCCAGGTCGGCGGCGACGTCGGTGAGCAGGTCGGCGACCGGCCCGGGGTTCGCGGACAGGATGTCGATCCACATCCGGGGGTCGGAGGCGGCGATCCGGGTGACGTCCCGGATGCCCTGCCCGCACAGCCGTACGGCGGCCTCCTCGGCGTTCTCCAGCCGCGCCGCGACCATGCTGGAGACGAGGTGCGGCATGTGGGAGACGAGGGCGACGGCGCGGTCGTGGGCGTCCGCGTCCATGACCACGGGGACGGCCCGGCAGTGCGAGACCAGCTCCAGGGCGAGGTTCAGCACCTCGGTGTCGGTGTCCCGGGTCGGCGTCAGCACCCAGGGGCGCCCCTCGAAGAGGTCGCCGGTCGCGGCCAGCGGTCCGGACTTCTCCCGGCCCGACATGGGGTGGCTGCCGATGTACGCCGACAGGTCGAGGCCGAGCGCCTGCAGTTCGCGGCGCGGCCCGCCCTTGACGCTGGCCACGTCGAGGTAGCCGCGGGCCACCCCCCGGCGCATCGCGTCGGCGAGCACGCCGGCCACGTGGGCGGGCGGGGCGGCGATGATCGCGAGGTCGACCGGCCCCTGCGGCTCCTCGTCGGTGCCGGCGCCGAGCGCCGCCGCCGTACGGGCCTGCTCGGGATCGTGGTCGGCGAGGTGGACGCCGACGCCCCGCTGGGCGAGGGCCAGGGCCGCGGACGTGCCGATCAGCCCCGTTCCGATGACGAGCGCGGTCCTCACTGGGCGATGTCCTTGCGCAGGGCTGCCGCGGCGCCGAGGTAGACGTGGCTGATCTCGGCGCGCGGGGTGTCCGACTCGACGTGCGCGAGTATCCGCACCACCCGCGGCATGGCGCCCGCGATGTCGAGTTCCTGGGCGCAGATCAGCGGCACGTCGACGATGCCCAGCTTGCGGGCGGCCGCCGCCGGGAAGTCGCTGTGCAGGTCCGGCGTTGCCGTGAACCAGATGCTGATCAGGTCGTCGGCGCCGAGCGCGTTGCGTTCCATGACGGCGGTGAGGAGGGCGCCGACCTGCTCGTCCATGTGGCCGGCGTCGTCCCGCTCGAGTTGGACGGCTCCCCGGACCGCTCGTACCGCCACGGCGCTGCTCCTTGCTGAAGTGCTGGACTACGGCTGACTACGGCTCCTGCCACATCCAGCGTAGTCAGACCGCGTGAGCGCGGTGCGCGCAGCCCGCGTGCCGAGACGGCCGCACCCCCGTACGCCCTTTACGGCGGGTGCCGCCTGCGCTGTCATGGCACTCTGACGGCAGGACACCCGCATCGGGGGAAGGCCTGACATGAAGCGTCCCGGACCCCTGCTCACCCTTCTCGCGGGACTGGTGCTCGCGGCGTTCCTGCTGACGCTCAACGCGACGACGGGGACGAGGTCGGCCTCCTCCTCGTACCAGGAGCAGTCGCCGAGCCCGGCCCCCGTCCGCAGCAGCCAGGCCTCCCCCACGCCTGCGCCCACCCCCTCCCGTTCCGGGGCCGCCGACGCCGACTACGCCGGGCGCACGGACGACGACGCGGCGGCGATCGCCGTCTCCGTCCGCGGCGGCCGGGCGATCGCGTACTTCTGCGACGGCCGCACCCGGGAGTCGTGGCTGAAGGGCGACGTGGAGGACGACGGGACCCTGCGGCTCACCGGCGAGCACGGCGCGAAGCTGGAGGGCACCCTCGAGGACGGCAAGGGGATCGACGGCACGGTCGAGGTGGACGGAACGCGTCACGCCTTCGCCGCGGACCGGGCGAAGAAGCCGTCGGGGCTGTGGCGGGCGACCGCCACCGTACGCTCCGCGAAGATCGACGGCGGGTGGATCGTCCTGAAGGACGGCAGTCAGGTCGGCGTCGTCACCCGGGACGGCGAGCCCTCGCCCGCTCCCCGCATCGACCCGGAGACCGGCGCGGTGACGGTCGACGGACAGCGGCTCACGGCCCGCCCCGTGACGCCCTGACAACCCGCTGACCCCCTACGCGCAGGGAGCGACCATGACCGTGGACCCGAACGCCGCCACCCAGGGCTTCCCGGGGCCCGGGCCCGCACCGCGCGGCCCGCGTCCGGCGCGCTATCTGGTCCCGGCGCTCGTCGCCGCCGCGGTGGCGCTCGGGCTGGGCGCGTACGGCCGTGTCCACGACCCGGCCGGGACGGCCTTCAACCTGGCCGGCTTCAGCAGCACGGGCGCGGTGAAGTCCTGGCTGGCGTCGGCCGCGATGCTCCTCGCGCTGGCGCAGCCGGTCTCGGCACTGATGCTGTACGGGAAGCTGCCGGGCCCCGCCTGGGCCGGCGGGCTGCACCGCTGGTCGGGCCGCGCGGCCTTCCTGATCGCGGTCCCGGTTGCGGTGCACTGCCTGTACGCGCTTGGCTGGCAGACGTACGAAACGCGCGTGATGTGG contains these protein-coding regions:
- a CDS encoding prephenate dehydrogenase; translation: MRTALVIGTGLIGTSAALALAQRGVGVHLADHDPEQARTAAALGAGTDEEPQGPVDLAIIAAPPAHVAGVLADAMRRGVARGYLDVASVKGGPRRELQALGLDLSAYIGSHPMSGREKSGPLAATGDLFEGRPWVLTPTRDTDTEVLNLALELVSHCRAVPVVMDADAHDRAVALVSHMPHLVSSMVAARLENAEEAAVRLCGQGIRDVTRIAASDPRMWIDILSANPGPVADLLTDVAADLAETVQALRALQSSDDAERRAGADGVANVLRRGNAGQVRVPGKHGAAPRAYEIVAVLIDDQPGQLARIFADAGQAGVNIEDVRIEHATGQQAGLVQLMVEPKSAVVLSSALREKGWAIRQ
- a CDS encoding DUF6529 family protein, which encodes MTVDPNAATQGFPGPGPAPRGPRPARYLVPALVAAAVALGLGAYGRVHDPAGTAFNLAGFSSTGAVKSWLASAAMLLALAQPVSALMLYGKLPGPAWAGGLHRWSGRAAFLIAVPVAVHCLYALGWQTYETRVMWHSVLGCFFFGAFSAKMLLLRWERLPGWLLPLVGGLVFAVLTVVWLTSALWFFRTFGVTT
- the cmk gene encoding (d)CMP kinase: MENGAAQPVIVAIDGPSGTGKSSTSKAVAARLGLSYLDTGAQYRAITWWMVTNGIDVEDPTAIAAVAGKPEILSGTDPAAPTIMVDGVDVAGPIRTQEVTSKVSAVSAVPEVRSRITELQRSLAAGAEQGIVVEGRDIGTTVLPDADLKVFLTASPEARAARRSGELKGADLHSTREALIKRDAADSSRKTSPLAKAGDAVEVDTTELTLTQVIERVVTLVEENRAAK
- the aroH gene encoding chorismate mutase yields the protein MAVRAVRGAVQLERDDAGHMDEQVGALLTAVMERNALGADDLISIWFTATPDLHSDFPAAAARKLGIVDVPLICAQELDIAGAMPRVVRILAHVESDTPRAEISHVYLGAAAALRKDIAQ